The DNA sequence AGTATTTGATGTTGTCGAAGTCGATGCCTGTCAGGTCGGCGCCCCAGTTCGGCATGGGCTTCTTGGCGAACAGCCGCAGGGCCTTGAGCCGCTGGTTGAGCATCCACTCGGGCTCCTTCTTGAGGGCCGAGATGTTGCGCACGACATCCTCAGAGAGCCCACGTCGGGCCACGGCGCCGGCCGCGTCGGAGTCGTGCCAGCCGTACTCGTACGAGCCGATCGACGCGATGATCTCGTCGTCGGTGCGCTGCTCCGTAGGTGCAGTCATCGTGTTCCTTCCACAGGTGCGTGCTGGGCGGCGCCCAGGGTGGCGTTCTGGGCGGTCCCCAGGGGGAGGTTCGTGACGCAGGCGTGCGCTCCGCCCGCGATGGTGGCGAGCCGCTGCACATGCGTGCCGAGCAGCTCGGAGAAGGCGCGGGCCTCAGCCTCGCACAGCTCGGGGAACTCCTCGGCGACGTGCTGCACCGGGCAGTGGCCCTGGCACAGCTGCGCGATCGGCACCAGTGTGGCCGCCGCGACCGGCCGCAGCGAGGCGGCGTAGCCCTCGCCGGAGAGCGCGTCGGCCAGTTGCGCCGCGCGCTTGGCGGGGTCCGACGCCGTCAGCCGGGGCCCGACGTGCGCGATGAGGTCCTCATAGCGCTGGGCCGCGAACGCGGCGACCGCGGCCTGCCCTCCCGCGGCCCGCAGGTGCCGCAGCGCCTCGACGGCCAACTCGGCGTAGGCGTCGTGCAACTCGGCCTGGCCGCCCGAGGTGACCACATAGGCGCGGGCCGGGCGTCCGCGCCGCACCGGCGCCACGCCGGGCGCCGCGTGCACGGTGATCGTGCCGTCCTCCTCGAGCTGGGCGAGGTGGCGGCGGATCCCCGCCGAGGTCAGGCCCAGGCGCGCGGCCAGGTCGGCGGCCGTGACGGGGCCGTCGCTCGCGACGAGCTCGAGCACCCGCCGACGCGTGGACTCGGCGGACTCCTCGCCCGGTTGCGGGCCAGGCTCCGCGCCCTGCTGCGGGGCCCGCGGTGCGGCGGTGACGCCGTCAGGCGTAGTCACAGGCGTCTCCCTCCAGGGTCGGTGCGCATGGGTCGCGGTCGGGGGGCCGCAGACGATATAGCGAACATACCTGTTGCGTAATCCACGGTGTCAAGCAAGGTCTACCTCACTTCCCTGCCTCACCCGCGGTCGCACGCCGTACGATCCCGAGGTGCCCTCCCCCACCGCGCGACCCACGCGCACGCCGTCTGGCGCCGCCCTCGTCGTGGACGGGCTGGTCAAACGTTACGGCGGCCGCGCCGTCGTCGACGGCCTGGCGCTGAGCGCCCGCGCGGGCCAGGTCACCGCAGTCCTCGGCCCCAACGGCGCCGGCAAGACCACCACCATCGAGTGCTGCGAGGGCCTGCGCGCGCCCGACGGCGGCACGGTGCGTGTCCTGGGCCTTGACCCGCACGCCGACGCCGCGGCCCTGCGCCCACGCGTCGGCGTCATGCTGCAGGACGGCGGCCTGCCGAGCGGCGCCCGCGCCCTTGAGGTCCTGCGGCATGTGGCCGCGATGTACGCGCGCCCCCGCAACGTCGGCGAGCTGGTCGAGCGCCTCGGGCTCGGCTCCTTCGCGCGCACGCCGGTGCGGCGCCTGTCGGGCGGGCAGCGGCAGCGGCTCGCCCTCGCGTGCGCCGTCGTGGGGCGTCCTGAGCTCGTGTTCCTCGACGAGCCCAGCGCTGGCATGGACCCCCAGTCGCGGCACGCCGTGTGGGACCTGGTGCGCGAACTGCGCGCCGACGGCGTCGCCGTCGTGCTCACCACCCACCTGCTCGACGAGGCCGAGGCACTCGCCGACCTCGTGCACGTCGTCGACCACGGCAAGGTCATCGCCTCGGGCGCCGTGCCCGACCTGCTCGCGCGCAGCGCCGACGCCGGCGCCGAGGTGACCGTCCGGTTCACCGCGCCGCCCGGGTTCGACGTCGCCCACGTCGGCGCGTGGCTCGCCGAGCGCGGGGTGAGCGACCCCGCGGTGACGGTCGGCCGCCGCACGCTCGAGGACGTGTTCCTCGACCTGACCGGAAGGCACCTGCGATGACCGCGACGACCGCCCACCGCAGCGCCGCGGCGCCCGCATGGCGGCGCGTCGCCGCCCAGGCGGCGTTCGAGACGCGGACCATCCTGCGCAACGGCGAACAGCTCCTCGTGACCCTCGCGCTGCCGCTGTTCCTGCTCGTCGGGCTGGTGCGCACCTCGATCTTCGAGCTCGACACCGCGGGTGCGACGCGCGTCGACTTCGCCACCCCGGGCGTGCTCGCCGTGGCCGTCATGTCCACCGCGTTCACGTCTCAGGCGATCGCCACGGCCTTCGACCGGCGCAACGGCGTGCTGCGGCTTTTGGCCACCACGCCGCTGGGCCGCGGCGGCCTGCTCGCCGGCAAGGTGCTCGGCGTGCTCGCGGTCGAGGTGGTGCAGGCGGTCGTGATCTCGGGCGTCGCACTCGGCCTCGGCTGGCGCCCGCACGTCGAGGGTGTCGCCGCGGCCGTCGGAGCCGGACTGCTGGGCACCGCGGCGTTCACCTCGCTCGCCCTGCTCATCGCGGGGGCGCTGCGCGCCGAGGGTGTGCTGGCGGTGGCGAACCTCATGCTCGTCCTGCTGATCGCCGGCGGCGGCGTGCTCGTGCCGCCCGACCGCCTGCCCGGCCCGCTCGCGCCCCTCGCGGCGCTGCTGCCCTCGGGCGCACTGGGCGAGGCGATGCGCGGCGCGCTGCTCGGCGGCGGTGTGCCCCTGGCCGCCATCGGCGTGCTGATCGCCTGGACCGCGGCCTTCGGCTGGAGCGCCGCGCGGCTGTTCCGCTGGCAATGACGCGCCCGGCGGCAATGACACCCCGGCGGGCGCCACTCGCGCGGCGTATCTCACACCCGCGGGGCCCGCTCGCGGCGGGGAGCGCCGTCGTCGGACGCTAGCGTGGGCCTGTGGCCGAGACCCTCGTGAACGACACGGCACGCCGCGACCGGCTGGCCCCGTGGCGCCGACACACGCGCGCCGTGCTCATCGCCAACGTGATCGGGCAGATCGCGATCATCGTGACCGGCGGCGCCGTGCGGCTGACCGCCTCGGGCCTGGGCTGCTCCGAGTGGCCGATGTGCACGCCGGGCAGCTTCACCCCGCGGTACCACCCCGAGTCGAGCTTCCACCCGTTCGTGGAGTTCGGGAACCGGACGATCACCGGCGTGCTGGTCGCCGTCGGCGTCCTCGTGCTGTTGCTGGTGTGGACCGACCGCTCGCGCTCTCGCGCCTACCGCGCCCTCGGCCTCGTGCCCCTGGCCGGCGTGCTCGCGCAGGCGGTCATCGGCGGCGTCGTCGTGCTGCTCGAGCTCGACCCACGCTGGGTGTCGCTGCACATGGCGGTCTCGACGGCGCTGGTGTGGCTCTCGGCCTACCTGCTGCACCGCCACGGCGAGGGCGACGGCACACCCGTGCCGCTGGCCGGGCCGCGGGTGCGCGCGGCCGGATGGGCGCTCGGGATCCTGCTGATCCCGGTCATCACGCTGGGCGTGCTCGTGACCGGCTCGGGCCCGCACTCGGGTGACGACACCGTCGGCTACCGCTTCGCGTTCGACCCGATGGCCATCACCCGGGCGCACTCGGGCGCGGTGTGGCTGTTCGTGATCGCGCTCGCCGCGCTGGTCCTGCTGCTGTCGCGCACGACGACGTCGCCA is a window from the Xylanimonas ulmi genome containing:
- a CDS encoding helix-turn-helix transcriptional regulator, whose translation is MTTPDGVTAAPRAPQQGAEPGPQPGEESAESTRRRVLELVASDGPVTAADLAARLGLTSAGIRRHLAQLEEDGTITVHAAPGVAPVRRGRPARAYVVTSGGQAELHDAYAELAVEALRHLRAAGGQAAVAAFAAQRYEDLIAHVGPRLTASDPAKRAAQLADALSGEGYAASLRPVAAATLVPIAQLCQGHCPVQHVAEEFPELCEAEARAFSELLGTHVQRLATIAGGAHACVTNLPLGTAQNATLGAAQHAPVEGTR
- a CDS encoding ABC transporter ATP-binding protein, translated to MPSPTARPTRTPSGAALVVDGLVKRYGGRAVVDGLALSARAGQVTAVLGPNGAGKTTTIECCEGLRAPDGGTVRVLGLDPHADAAALRPRVGVMLQDGGLPSGARALEVLRHVAAMYARPRNVGELVERLGLGSFARTPVRRLSGGQRQRLALACAVVGRPELVFLDEPSAGMDPQSRHAVWDLVRELRADGVAVVLTTHLLDEAEALADLVHVVDHGKVIASGAVPDLLARSADAGAEVTVRFTAPPGFDVAHVGAWLAERGVSDPAVTVGRRTLEDVFLDLTGRHLR
- a CDS encoding ABC transporter permease; its protein translation is MTATTAHRSAAAPAWRRVAAQAAFETRTILRNGEQLLVTLALPLFLLVGLVRTSIFELDTAGATRVDFATPGVLAVAVMSTAFTSQAIATAFDRRNGVLRLLATTPLGRGGLLAGKVLGVLAVEVVQAVVISGVALGLGWRPHVEGVAAAVGAGLLGTAAFTSLALLIAGALRAEGVLAVANLMLVLLIAGGGVLVPPDRLPGPLAPLAALLPSGALGEAMRGALLGGGVPLAAIGVLIAWTAAFGWSAARLFRWQ
- a CDS encoding COX15/CtaA family protein; this translates as MAETLVNDTARRDRLAPWRRHTRAVLIANVIGQIAIIVTGGAVRLTASGLGCSEWPMCTPGSFTPRYHPESSFHPFVEFGNRTITGVLVAVGVLVLLLVWTDRSRSRAYRALGLVPLAGVLAQAVIGGVVVLLELDPRWVSLHMAVSTALVWLSAYLLHRHGEGDGTPVPLAGPRVRAAGWALGILLIPVITLGVLVTGSGPHSGDDTVGYRFAFDPMAITRAHSGAVWLFVIALAALVLLLSRTTTSPRVAAARRAAWLAVAATLAQGAIGYTQYFTGLPAWLVGVHMLGAGLLIWATAHAVLTLRTRP